ACGACCACCAGGTCAGGTACGCGAACCTCATGGCACGGTGGATCTCGTCGGTTGGATGCGCGCCCTTCCAGTCCAGGAATCGCTCCGCATGAACGATTTCTATATCGAACGCCTGGGCGAGCTCAGCCGCGCGGTACTTGGCAACACGAAAGAAGTTGATCAGGTCGGAATTCCAGTCGTTCAGGATTTCCCATTGCGATGGATCCTTGGCAAAAAGCAGCTTGGCGGATCCGCTGAAGACCTCCACATAGCAGCGGTGTTTAGGAATGAGTTTGAGCAGTTGAAGCTTGAGATTCTTCTTTCCCCCCGGCCATCCAAACGGTGCATTCATACAACAACTCGTAACTCGGAATGCGCCGCCAGGACTATTTAGAAGCGTGATTCAAACTGAGGAAAACTCCAGAAAGTCCATGACTCCCCGGTTGAGCGCCCTGGCGGATGCGCTGCCGGTATTCGCACACTTTTGGGGCCGCTACTTTATTCTTCTATCGTGCGCGTTCGCACATATACAATTGCGGCTCCATAACGACCAAGGCAGGTGCTGATTTGGCGACCAACCGCTCTTTACCTCATGCGATCCTCGAACTCCGTAAAACTTTGAACATGTCTCAGACCGAGCTCGGGGACAGGCTCGGCGTAGGCGCTATGTCCGTGTCGAGGTGGGAGCGTGGAGTGATCCCGACCGCAGATCACCTTATCGGCTTGGCCAAGCTGTCTTCCAGTCCGCAGCAGTTCTGGTTTTTCGTTGGGAAAGCGGGGCTGACAAAGCAGGACCTGGTAAAGAAGTAACCGGCGTTCAGCCGTTGGAGCGCGGAAGCTGCATCCGATTGAGCCGTTGAAGTTCCGTGGCGGCCTTGTGTCGGGCCTCCCTCGCCTGTTCCAGGACCTTCACGTCGGCCGTGGTCTGAATCAGGTACTCGCAGTGCTGCAAAATTGACTGGTACTGCGAGCGCAAATAGCGATATTCGTCGATCGGGACCATGCGGAGATCAAAGAAGAGTAGGCCTTAACGGCCCCGTTGGTCCATGACCTTTTGCCCAGATCGTGTAACTTCGGTAACAAGCCCCTCCGAAAAGACGGCGGGGCTCCGGAATTTCAGTCGGAAGCGCCGCCAAAGCCTTTCACTCGGCCGCCCTGGGCCGGTTGAGCTTCCAATTCTGCGAGATTCCGTACGAGGTTGTAAACGAACCAACCTTTTCCTTTACCGACGCTGAACAGCTTCTGCTTCGCATTCGCGTTCGATTTCCATACGCCGATGCCATCGTCGTATGCCTCATATCCAATGAGCTGCCGGAATGGTGCACGAAACATCTCGCGGTCACCTTTGAAGTAGAGAGCCTCGGACGTGATGTATAAGTTCCCGGTATCGACTGCTTCGATCGACGAGGTTTCGATTGGACGCCCCTTAAAGGCCCCCACCCGCCAGTAGAGCCCTCTCGCCACGCGAACGCTGGCTCCGGAAGTCCCTCCTACATAGCTGCGTCTCGTTTTCTCAGTCAAATAAGTGACGTCCGGAAATGCCCACACCAACGCTTCGTCTGCCTGGAGTATGAAAGGCAGCGCATGATCTTCTGGAAGCTTCACTCGCTGGGGAATCTTTCCTTCCATCACTTCACGAAGCGCACCGGCCATCGCGATCTGCTCGGCAACAGGCGACTCTCGTATCTGTTTCTCGAAACCAGATTCCATTAAGAAGAGGGCCAGGCGATCCTCCTCGTCTTTCGATAGGATCTTATCTTCCAGCGTCAGCCGGACGGCGTCTGCCAAGCCTCCCACAACAGCCTGGGCCTGTTCACTCGCGGAAAGGAATCCATCCTTCGCAATGCTCAATATCATACCTTTAAATTTTGCGCGCATATCCGGATCGAGCGCAGCCTGACCGGCGAGTTCGCGAGCGTCGCGCAATGCCTGGTCATGACGTTTTTGGCATTCCTCGTGGACCTCTTTAAACCAACCAGCTTTGTTGCCACAAAACCTGCATTCGGCCATGTTTTCTCCCTTTACGGAACGCGTCCCATGCGCCAACACACTCTGCCAATGATTTCCCACTCGGGATCGTCCGAAATGACAACAATTTGGTGGCGTGGGCTGGTGTGTTGCGGAACGAGCATCTCACTTTTGCCTGATTTTCGTAACCACTTGATCGTGACTCCGCCGTCGGGGGAGACGGCCGCGACCATCTTTCCGTATAGTTTGCTCCGATCGCGCACAGACGTATCGATAACAACGATGTCGCCGTCATCGAGGATGGGACTCATCGAATCGCCCATCACTTTAATGCAAGTTGCGTGATCCGGCCGAGGGACCCATTTCCTCGGCAAAATCATCATGTCTTCGATATCGCGCTCCTGAATCGTGCGAGGAGATCCCGCGGCGGCAGCATCTTTTAACAATGGAATTGCGACAGCATCGGGGATCTTTTTCAGATTTCCGGACCCGGCTTTGAGTGCTCCGGGCGCAGGTTCGAAGAGGATCGTCAACGATTGTGGATGTACTTTCTTTCCCAGGGATGTCATCGCTGTATCCATCGCGTCTCGATCCAAGCCCGCTAACTGCCAAAAATACCAGCAGTCTGGGTCACCTGCGATCTGCCCAATCTTCAAAAAGTTTTCGGCAGCGGGCGTGATTCGCCCGGCTTCCCAGTTCGAGACCGTAACTTGCGACACACCAAGCCTTTGCCCGAAAGAGGCTTGGTTTCCACCCACCCTTTTTCGGACCGCTGTGAGGCGATCCGCCCAATCAGGTTTCGCCAATTTGGCACCTGTCTGCACTTTCTCCTTGACGTTCCTTATAAATGCACTTATATAAGTGTACTTATGAAGGTCATCACCTGTGACCCCGAAAATAACACGTCGCCCAGCCATAGGCGAAGGGCCGAACTCTACCGGGGTTTTTACGGAATTTACTCGCGCATAGCCCGCCGCGAAGGCGTTCATCCTTCGCTGGTTTCGCGGGTCGCGCGTGGACTCAAACGGTCTCGACGTATCGAGCAGGCGTTGGTCCGCGAATTTCGTCGGCTTGAAAGGAAAACAGCCTAGGGCTCCGTCCATGCCTGACATTGTCGGGCTTTCGACTTAGGAAACGACATGCCTACTGACGAACAAAGAATCGGCGACACAAACCAGGCAAGCCTTTTTGACCAAGACGCCGTGCCGGGGAGCCTGGACATCGAATCGGTTGTCAGGGCCGTTGTCGCCGAAGCGATCAAACGGTGCAACAAGAGCCGGGCGCAAATCGCCGACGAGATGAGCTATCTCGTTGCAGGAAAAGTCACAGAGCAGATGCTCAATGACTACACTGCCGAAAGCAAACCCCATCGTTTCCCAGCTCAGTTCATCCCAGCCTTCTGTCGCTCAACCGGAGATTACAGGCTCTTGATCTGCCTGCTTCGTCCTTTGGGGCTGCGCCTTATTAACCAGCGCCAATCGGAACTCCTGAATTTGGCGGAGCGATTGGAGGCAAAGGAACGGGCTGATCGCGATTTCGAGAATGCTAAAGCGATCACGATGGGGGCCGCGCGATGAGTCGACCACGCCCGTGTGTGACCAAAGACGAACTCATTGCCCTCACCGGGTGGTCCGATCGCACCGTTCGCCTAAAGGCGGAACTGAAGGAAATCGAGTGGCGCTACGTAGATGCTGAGCGGTCAGGCCGTCGCCCGCGCGCCTACTTTGTCGACTCACTGCCAGCCGAATTTCAGGCGAAGTATTCGCGCCAGCAATTGACGAGCGCTTCACAGGAACTCGCCGCGAGATCGTCGGGCCAGGTGCTGCCGCCGCAGAGCTTAAATCCTAATGCCTGCTTAAACGGGGCCGGTCACGCGGCCCCACCGACGATGCGGCGCATGATCGTCAACGAGGAGCAGCAGCGCCAAGCGGAACAACGGCTTGCGGCAATTCAGCCGCTCCTCGATTGCCAGCGCACGAAGCGCCGGCCAGATGTCACATCTGCCGATGGGCGGCGGTTGACGAGCATCGACGCTCTTGCCGGCTACATCGCCGAGCAGTGCAATGTCGGCAAAAGCACCGTTTATCAATGGGCGCTCAACTTTCGCCAGGAAGGACTCGCCGGACTCGCCGACAAAATACGCAGCGATAGTGGAACCTCCCGATTCTTTGCCAAGGAACACCTGGCTCAGGCAAGGGCGTTCGTAATCTCGAAGTACTATCGCGACCGCCTCACGTACCGCATGACGTACGAGCGCCTGCAGGAATCCTGGGATTCGCTCGACACGAATGGCGAGAAGCTTCCCTCCTACACCACGGTCCGGGCATTCCTGAAGAACACGGATGAGCTCCCCGAGCCGGTCAAGATCTATGGCCGCGAAGGCTCCACTGTGTACGAGGCGAAATGCTCTCCGATTCTCATCCGCGACTTCGCTGTCGCAGTAAACGAAGTCTGGGTCAGCGACCACGGCAAGCATGACGTATGGGTCTGGAACGATTGCTTCTCGGGCATTCCTCGCGGCATCGCGATTCGGCCATGGCTGACTGCCATCCTGGACATGCGTTCGCGGAAGATCGTCGGCGCAAACTGGAATGCTCAACCGAGCGGGCACACGGTCTCGACCGCGCTCCGCCATGCCGTTGTTAGCTTCGGCATCCCGCAAAAGTTCTACATCGACAACGGCAAGGACTACGAATCGATCGGACGGATCGATTACTCGATTGAAGCCAGTGGCGTGCTTCACCGTCTCGGCGTCGAACCGCAGTACTGCATTCCGAAGCATCCCCAGTCGAAGCTGATCGAGAGTTGGTTCTCCACCGTCCGCAAGCGTTTCGATTCGCGCTTTGGTCCTTTCTATTGCGGCGACTCTCCCTCGAACCGTCCCGAAGAATGCGACTCGGTCCTAAAAGAACACAAACAGTTCCTTGAAAGGAAGCGCGCGGCGACGCCACTCATGCCGGCAAGCGAATTCATTCGCATCGCGGCGCTGTGGGTCTTCGAGGACTACAACGACGAATATCGCGCGCACAGCGGGCGCGGCATGGAAGGGCGTACGCCAAACGAGGTGTTTCAGGAGGAGTACCCGGCGAATGCGCGCCGCCTCGACTCACATGACTACATCCAGGAGCTTTTCTGGAAGCGTGAAACGCGCCAGGTCCTCGAAGGTGGAACCGTCCAGATGTTCAACGAGCGCTATGAGCCTGCTGACATCGAATCCAGCGCCGCGCTGTTCTCGTTGATCGGGCGCTCCGTCCTCGTCGCATGCGATCCCTATGACATCGGGGACGCGATCGTGCTCGACCACGCCGGCACTCCGCTCGGCCGCATTCGCGCCCAAAAGCTGGTCGCGCACGGTCCCATCTCGCGAGATGACGTAAAGCACTCGATGCGTACCCGCCGGGCGGTTAAGCGCGCTGTCGAACAGCATCTCCAGGCTATCGGAGCGCAGGTGGAAAGCGAAGTGGACATGTTCCGCCGCCGCGCCGCCATCTCCGCGCCCAACGATTTTGTACCTGAACCAAAAGCTTTACCGGCCCCGATACGCGGCAGTCTGGCTCCGGCCACGGCTCCGCAATTCGTAGAGGACGTCGTCGACGACATCCTCTCCGACAACTAAGGAACGTTCATGGCTCTCTCTCTCGAAGAACGACGGCAGTTGATGGCTCTCGACTTGCCGGAGTACGACGCGGCGGTGAAAGAGGTCCGCGACTATATGGCGCGGACACAGCTCACCTCAGCGGATATCGCGATGCGGATCGGCTATGCGGATTCTTCGATTCGCAACTGGCTCAACGGCTCGTATGCGAATGTCGCCTCCCACGACACAGCAATCCGAGCAGCGCTGATGGGATATATGACGGCTCATCCTATCGGCGCGACGCAGCACCAGCAAGGCAAGCTTCACGAGACGCGCAACACGTCACTGTTGCTGAAGTACTACAGCAAAGCGCTTGCGAACGGATACGCCTATTACGTCCACGGAGATCCGGGGACCCAAAAGACGTGGGTCGCAGAATTCTTCCAGCAGCGAGTCAACATCGAAGAGGCTAAGGGCAACCGTCGCGTCCACATCGTCTACTCGCGCGGTGGTCATCTGCGTCCGCTCGATTTAATGAAGCGGGTGGCGGAGGCTTGCGGCATCGCGGGCTTGGGAAACATTGACCGCATCATTCGCAACCTTCGTCATGAGTTTCGTGGCATAAGGGCGCTGTTGATCTTTGATGAAGCCCAGCACCTCAGCGTCGAGTGCCTGGAAGTCATCCGCGAGCTCTACGATCGGCCACCGTACACGGGCCTCGTCTTCCAGGGATCGCACGAGCTTCATCGCAACTTTATTCGCCACGCCCTCACCCTCGAACAATGGATGTCCCGCTTCCGCCAGGGCAAATCACTTCCAGGCCTGGACGAAACCGAAGCCTGGAAGATTGCCGATGACGAGATCGGCGACATGCTCCGCGCCATGTTTGGCAAGAAGGAAGCCGACGCGAAGCTGAAGAAGCTGGTCGACGGGTCGCGCGCGACGGTTCTCCGCTCGCAGGAAAAGGTGCAGTACTTCCAGGCGCGTCGCCTCTTCAACGCCATCAACGAAACCCGCGAAGCCCTGGCGCAGAGAGGCGGTGAAGCATGAGCCGCCGCGTCGTGGTCCACAACTATCCCGCCATTCCGCGCGCCGCGATCGAGGAAGGCTTCGCGGCAATGAGCCTTCCTGAGATTGCAGAGCGGCTCGGCATGACTCGGCAGCGCGTTTGGCAGGTTTATCGCAATGCGATGGCGAAGCTGGTCGCGCAACCGGAAGCGCTTCAGTCTCTGCGCGAACTCGCCCGCGAACGCCAGCGGTTGGCTGAACAGCGCGTCGGTATGTGGGAGGTGGAACAGTGAAACGTCAAGCCTCAGTCTTCGAAGCCGCCGTCGAGCAGGATCCGCGCCTTCGTGCTCTGCGCGATCTCGAATCCACTCACTGCGCCTGCGGACGCCGCAAACGCGAACAGCAGTCGTTCTGCAAACCCTGTTACAAGCTGCTTCCCGGCGACATCAAGAACGGTCTCTGGACGCACATCGCGAATGGCTATATCGAGTGGTACGAGAAAGCGAAACAGTTCCTGCAGCAGAACGGGAGGATCGCCGCATGAGCGCTCGAACGATTCTCAGCCGTCCACAGATCCTCGGCCGCATCGAGAGCGCCCGGATCAATCTGAACCTCACCTACGAGCGTTACGTGAAAGCGCGCAGCGCAGCGGACACCGATTTCGAGACCGCGATGGTGTACGCCATCTCCGCCAGGGAATCGATCGACCGCGCGATCGCGGACCTGAAGGCCCTGAATCCGGAAAGCGAGGCCGCGAATGGATAGCCAGCTTCGTAGCGCGATCACTGAATTGCTCGCGGCTTCTGAGGAAGTCGAGAGCTTCGTCACCGACGAGTTCGGCCTGCGCCTGACTGACGCAATTGATCAGGTAAATCGGGAGCTGCGTCGATTCGATCTCGCCGAGCTCCAGAAGAAGACCGAGGCCGCACGATGAACCCCTACGATCGCGCGAACCAGATCTTCGATCGCTATGTCTGGCCGCTCATGGTCATGGCGTTCATTGCGCTGATCGCGCTCAACGCGTATCGCGCCTGGCTGCATTACGACGCCTGGAAATGGCAGGTGCTGCCGTGAACGGAATCGCGATCGCTGTCGCCCTGGGCACATTCGTACTCGGCTTGCTCCTTGGCGGCACCATCGTCTTCGTCGTGGTCTTTGGGCCACGAGCTGATGCCGCGCGGCAAAGGAGCCCTCGATGACGGCTGCTCCCAAGTCGTGTGTCGCGCAGGTCTTCTACTGCAAGGTTTGCGGTGTGCAGAAAGGCGCGGCCAATCGCTGGTACCTCGTGGAATGCGGCGAGCTATGCGATGGCGACGCGATTCTCTGCGTGAGGGAGTGGGACCCGGACGAGGCGAGATTCGTTGGTAAGCGCGATGCGCTCGTCCCCGTCTGCGGCGAAGCACACGCACAAGTTTTGTTAGCGCGGTGGTTTGAATCGAAAAGCTTCGAACCATCGCGGCAATTTATCCCCGAGGGAAGCAAATGACAGAAGCGAAGGCCCCAACAGCTGCGCGGCTCGACAAGCTCTGCGCAGAACGGATCGCACTCCAAACTCAGTGTGAATCCGCCGACAAGAAACTCGCCGCCAAAGACGCGGAGATCATGGCCCTGGTGAACCAATGGGGCCGGTCGCCGGACGGCTCCGACAAGTCTCTTCGCCTGGAAGGCAACCAGTACCAGGCCACGTCCATCGGCGGCGTGAACACAGAGATCGATCAGAACAGCGTGCTGCAGCTCCGGCTCGCGCTGGTGAAGAACCGCGCCGGCCACTTCTTCAACAAGCTGTTCGTTCTGAATTCCAAGTTCACGTTGGCTCCGAACGCGGAGGCGGCACTATCGATTCCTCCTTCGAGAGCACCGAAGAATCTCGCCACGCTCTTCCACTCGTGTCTGTCATTCAAGCCCAAGAAGCCACGTCTCGACGTGAAGCCGGTCGCGGTGAAAGGAAAGGCTGCCCGGTGATTTCGTTCGCCGTTCAAATTCCGCTGCCAGACGGCGCAACCGGTCTCGTCACTGCCGACATGATCGAGTGCGCCGCCTGCGGCGTGGCCCGCAACGTCTTCGTGAACCAGGACGGAAGTTCCGTTTGCCTGGGCTGCAATAACGAGATCAAGCGCATTCAGCGCCTGTTCGCGTTTCCGCGAGTCGACCTCATTCTCGCGCTTCGCAAGTTCCACACGCAGGGAGGAAATGACTGATGTTCTGTCCTCAGTGTGGCAACGAACCTGTCACGGTCCAGATCCGCCAGACCGAGCGGCAACTCATCAGCGCGCGCCACTACTGCGCTCCTTGCGACCTGTTCTTGCTCTACCGCTACGAGACGCGGTCCATCGAGATCGAGTTTGGTCCCGAAGCGTGGATGCACGAAGAGCGCCTGATCGCCGAAGAAGTGCGGCAGATGTTCCTGGTATTCGACGGCGGCCGCGCGGCCGCCAGAACCGCAACCGAACGTCCAGCGCTTGCGCTGGTGAACCGATAGGAGGAGTTACGTGGAAAAGCCTTACAGATTCGACTATCTGCAGCCCGCAGATCGTCCGGTCGTCGATGGCCTCGAAAAACACGAGGTCGTCTACGCGAAAGATCAGCCGGAATATATCCCGCTTCGCTGCCTGCGTTCTGTATCCGCCGATGTGAAGGTGATGTCGCGCTGGACCCTGACACCGGAACAACGAAAGGCTGTTGCTGAGGGAGCTGACATCTTCCTCACGCTATACACCTTTGGCCAGCCCTTACAGCCAATTGTTCTGGCCGTCTCGGACAACCCGAATCCGACATATTTCGAGAGCTATTTCAACCTCGTCCCGGTCGTTACGGCGGGTGGCATCACGAACACCAAACCGAGCGTGACCGCAACAGCAGGCTAACAAGAACGAAGGAGCGGGACCATGACTACAACGCCGAATCTCTTTGGGACGCCGTCCTACGGGCAGCGTACTTGGGAATTGCTGCTCGGTCCCAATCCGCAACCGCGCGCGCTCACTGACTGTGAGCGCGCCGTCCTAAAGAAGTTGATGGGGCATCCTGGCGAGCGCAACGCGGCTCCGATCGCCGATTTCGCTGAAAAGCTGAACTACACGCCTCGGCAGATCAAGGAAGCTGTTCGCTGCCTGATCATGGAGTTCGACCTCCCAATCGCCGGCTCCCGTCAGAAGCCATTCGGTTATTACATGGCGACAACTTCCGAGGAGATCCAGGCGGCATCGCGCCCGCTTGAAAGCGAAGTATTCGCGCTCATGCAGCGCATCCGTGCTCTTCGGGGCCCCTCGCACATCGCTGATTTTGCGAAACGCCTGGTTGAAAAGGTCAACGGCGGGAGCGAGGACGCTGCGTGAGCGACATCATCAAAACCTGGCCAAGTTTTATGCCGCGCGAGCGTGTGCTGACAGTGTTCACGCATTGCTGGGGCCGCTTTTACTTCTCCGTCGGGAAAGGACGCCCGAAACAAGATGTCGAGCGGATGTGGTTTACACACCAGGGCGAGGTCCTCGGTCACTTCAGCGTGGGCGAATTCTTTCACTACGAGCGTGAAGGCCAGCTTCCCCGGCTGCGCTCAATCAGCAACCGCGAAAGTGAATGGCAGTTCCGTCCAGGTATCTGGATCGCAATCTGTCCAGGTCCATTCGTCGCTCTTGGGGAAAAGCTTTGCTACGAGAGCTTTCGCGGATGGCGCTACTTCGAACTTGAAAAGTATCGCGGTTCTCTGGAGGCACTGATTCGCATATGAGACTGATCTTCTTCCTCATCGGATTCTTCACCGCCCGCTACGGACGCGACCATCGAGACATGGTGCAGCGACTCCGCGAAGCTGGAGGCCTGTAATGGCGACCCGCATCCTCCACTACGAAGTGAAGAGCAAAGTCGGCAGCGCCCGTGTCCTTGTCTTCGCGTTCCGCTGCTCGCAGTGCCTGACCGACTTTCACATCGCTTTGCGGCCGGAGTGGTGTCCGTGCTGCGGCGTTCACTTCTACCAGGAAAAGGAGTTCGGAAAGCAGGAGGCGCCATGCCCTGCGTCGTAGTGAACATGCCCGGTGGAGGATACGCGATCTGCAAGGTGCAGAAGCCTCGTCCTAAGAAGTGCTCCATCTGCGGAAAGATGAGCGCGAACTATCAATGCGATTTTCCGCAGCCGACAAAACAAAACCCGGACCGGACCTGTGATGCCTGGCTATGCGCATCCTGCCTGGTACCGGTTGGGCCTGATCGCGACTATTGCCCAACTCACCCACGCCCGCTGTTTGGAGGAGATGCAGCCTGATGCCTCCCGAGATCACAGCCATGCTTGAGGTCCAGGAACTCGAAGCGATGTACGCGCGCGGCGTGGCGTTCTGGGCGCTTGTTCTTAAGGTCCGTCGTGCCTGGATCTTCTGCACGCGACTCAGGAGTTTTCGTTGATGACAGCGCAACGTGCATACGAGAGACGCTCAATCGACGGATTTGAGTTCGGTGTCCGCACGATCTACCAGGGCCGCTCGATTCACCGTTTGGAATTGGTGAAGTTCAGCGACGCGCCCTGGCCGCCCGACGAGACGCTGATGAAGTACTTCGGTGGCAACAATTTCGGAGCCCGTATTAAACGCGCAGGCCCTGTCCTGCTTTTGGAGGTCTATGTCGACTAACGATGCCGATTTTCAAGCCCGTCTGGAACGCGTCGACGAATTGACGAAGGCGTTTTCTAAATACTCGTCTTCGGCGCTTGCGTCGGCGTTGGCCGTCGTCTGCGTCACCACAGAAGAACGATCCGAATACGTGCACACGGCGCTCACAAAATTCGAGGAACTCGACAAGAGTCTGCTTCGCAACGGCAGCAAAGCTAAGGCTCCGCGAACCGTTCGTATACCAGCGCGAAGCATGGCAAAGCGAGACGCGAAGCCTTTGTGAAAGGCAGGTCACTGGGACGCTGCCAACAGTCATTGTGATGCAAATCGGCGGTTGCTCGGTAACGCCAAGAAGCGCCGCACGAACGTTGTAAATAGACCGCCCGGAAGAGGCGGAAGGACTAAGGGGCCACATTGGTCGACAGAGTATGTCAACTACCAGGATGCGGAAAGTCTGTACCGAACATCAAAGCTCGCTTCTGTACGTACGAATGCAAGAAGGAAGACTATCGCCGGCGTCGGGCTGCTCAGCGCGCAGCGGCCGCGTTAAAGAAGCCGAAGCTGTGTCCATCCTGCAAGGCTCGGCCGAAGCGATTCTGGATGGTGGTTCGCGGGCGTCGCGTCGGCCTGGTCAACCCTGCCACGGTCGTCGAGATCGCGGCGATCGAGCCGGCAGCAATCAAGGCTCTGGTCACTGCCAAGCGAAAGGAGTACTCGCGTGAGAAACAAGTTGAAGGACCGAGCGGGCCGTCGCGGACGCTTCACCGCCCAGTTCTCACGGTTCGGGTTAAGGCGGTCGCAGTGGGGAAACACGGTGACAGCGCTCATGGTCGACGTCCGCGACGAGAGCGGCGACCTCGTAACCGACCACTTGTGGTTCAAGGTCGGAAAACTGATGCGCGAACTCTCACTCGAAAGAGGAGATCGCGTTGAGTTCTACGCCACAGTCGGCGCTTACGAGAAAGCAAATCGCGACGCCTGGATCGACGACGACGAACCGCGCCGCGTTACCGATTACTGCCTTAAGCGCGCGGCTGGCTTCCGTAAGATTGGAAAGCCCGAGGCCACAGCGTTGCCTTTGTTCGAGGAGTCTTATGGAGAAGATCAGCAGCAGCCAGCTCAAGCGTCTACAGACGCTCTATAACGCGTACACACGGCGAGATATGGACCCACGCGTCGGCCTGCGATCGCAGCGCCTTCTGTGGGCAAGCCAGGCCTGCAAACGTCCGGTCGCCAGCTTCAGTGTCCTGACGCGAGACGAGGCGAACGATCTCATCGACACTCTGCAGATCTCGCTAGGTCAACCGATCGAACCGCCGCGTCATCGTCCTACGTCGCAATATGCGGCCACTTCGGCTGGTCTCGAAGGACGTCGCGGCGATAACGGACCCAAGACCATGGTGACGCAAGCCAGCCTCGATCGCATTCGCCGCGGTTACGAGCGCATGGGATGGGATGAGTATCGCTTCACCGCCTGGCTGCAGTCTTCGAGCGGTCCGCTGAAAGGCCGCACCGAGATCCGCACCGAGTGGGACGCTAATCGCGTCTGGTGGGCGCTGAAGCCCATGCTGAAGCGTGCCGGGGTTTGGAAGGAGCGCGTGACTGCATGAGTGACCAAACAGTGAAAGTGAAACGCATGAGCGTTGGGAAAGCAGTCGTCCGTAGCAACGAAGGCGCGAAGGCCGTCACCAGCCTGCGCTGCACGATCAACGGCGCGCATTTTCATGCCGAAGGTGATGCAAAGGATGTCGCCGCCAAGTTCGACGAATTCCTGGAGAAACTCTTCGCTCCTCTGAGGAGTAAGGATGCCTAAGCGTCCGAAGATGATCTCGCTCCGCGAGGCGGCCGAAATCATAGGGTGTTCCGACGACACGGCACGCCGTTTGGCTCATGCCAACGAGCTTGAATGGTTCACCCTTCGCGATCGCGGCTGGATGTTGGTCAGCCGTGTTTCGGTCGATCGATTTCTCGCTCGCCGCGCGAAGCACAACGGCGCAGGAAAGCCCGGGAAGGAGCGCCGC
The sequence above is a segment of the Terriglobales bacterium genome. Coding sequences within it:
- a CDS encoding sigma factor-like helix-turn-helix DNA-binding protein, with the protein product MSRRVVVHNYPAIPRAAIEEGFAAMSLPEIAERLGMTRQRVWQVYRNAMAKLVAQPEALQSLRELARERQRLAEQRVGMWEVEQ
- a CDS encoding helix-turn-helix domain-containing protein; this encodes MPKRPKMISLREAAEIIGCSDDTARRLAHANELEWFTLRDRGWMLVSRVSVDRFLARRAKHNGAGKPGKERRCK
- a CDS encoding helix-turn-helix transcriptional regulator; translation: MRCRYSHTFGAATLFFYRARSHIYNCGSITTKAGADLATNRSLPHAILELRKTLNMSQTELGDRLGVGAMSVSRWERGVIPTADHLIGLAKLSSSPQQFWFFVGKAGLTKQDLVKK
- a CDS encoding DDE-type integrase/transposase/recombinase — protein: MSRPRPCVTKDELIALTGWSDRTVRLKAELKEIEWRYVDAERSGRRPRAYFVDSLPAEFQAKYSRQQLTSASQELAARSSGQVLPPQSLNPNACLNGAGHAAPPTMRRMIVNEEQQRQAEQRLAAIQPLLDCQRTKRRPDVTSADGRRLTSIDALAGYIAEQCNVGKSTVYQWALNFRQEGLAGLADKIRSDSGTSRFFAKEHLAQARAFVISKYYRDRLTYRMTYERLQESWDSLDTNGEKLPSYTTVRAFLKNTDELPEPVKIYGREGSTVYEAKCSPILIRDFAVAVNEVWVSDHGKHDVWVWNDCFSGIPRGIAIRPWLTAILDMRSRKIVGANWNAQPSGHTVSTALRHAVVSFGIPQKFYIDNGKDYESIGRIDYSIEASGVLHRLGVEPQYCIPKHPQSKLIESWFSTVRKRFDSRFGPFYCGDSPSNRPEECDSVLKEHKQFLERKRAATPLMPASEFIRIAALWVFEDYNDEYRAHSGRGMEGRTPNEVFQEEYPANARRLDSHDYIQELFWKRETRQVLEGGTVQMFNERYEPADIESSAALFSLIGRSVLVACDPYDIGDAIVLDHAGTPLGRIRAQKLVAHGPISRDDVKHSMRTRRAVKRAVEQHLQAIGAQVESEVDMFRRRAAISAPNDFVPEPKALPAPIRGSLAPATAPQFVEDVVDDILSDN
- a CDS encoding XRE family transcriptional regulator, which translates into the protein MSGMDGALGCFPFKPTKFADQRLLDTSRPFESTRDPRNQRRMNAFAAGYARVNSVKTPVEFGPSPMAGRRVIFGVTGDDLHKYTYISAFIRNVKEKVQTGAKLAKPDWADRLTAVRKRVGGNQASFGQRLGVSQVTVSNWEAGRITPAAENFLKIGQIAGDPDCWYFWQLAGLDRDAMDTAMTSLGKKVHPQSLTILFEPAPGALKAGSGNLKKIPDAVAIPLLKDAAAAGSPRTIQERDIEDMMILPRKWVPRPDHATCIKVMGDSMSPILDDGDIVVIDTSVRDRSKLYGKMVAAVSPDGGVTIKWLRKSGKSEMLVPQHTSPRHQIVVISDDPEWEIIGRVCWRMGRVP
- a CDS encoding ATP-binding protein; this translates as MALSLEERRQLMALDLPEYDAAVKEVRDYMARTQLTSADIAMRIGYADSSIRNWLNGSYANVASHDTAIRAALMGYMTAHPIGATQHQQGKLHETRNTSLLLKYYSKALANGYAYYVHGDPGTQKTWVAEFFQQRVNIEEAKGNRRVHIVYSRGGHLRPLDLMKRVAEACGIAGLGNIDRIIRNLRHEFRGIRALLIFDEAQHLSVECLEVIRELYDRPPYTGLVFQGSHELHRNFIRHALTLEQWMSRFRQGKSLPGLDETEAWKIADDEIGDMLRAMFGKKEADAKLKKLVDGSRATVLRSQEKVQYFQARRLFNAINETREALAQRGGEA